The Bremerella cremea sequence TTTCGTGTTTGGTTTCCGTGACTGGCGAGCAGCCAGAAGAAGACGCCGAAGTCTCAGCAGAATGTGAGCGTGCGGACCATTAACAGCAACGTCTCCACCTTGCGATCGATGCTCAACAAAGGGGTGAAGTGGGGGCGAATCGGTTTCAATCCGATCGCCGGCTTATCTCCCTTGGAGAACCTGGAAGACGGGCAAGGAACGTGAGGTTCCATTGTGTGACGAAGTCATGGCCATCATCTGCCAAAAGCACCAGGAAGCCTCGTTTCGACATCCGGTCGACGGCTACTGGCCAGAGCAAACACGCCGCCAACACGAGAACTTCAGCAAGGATCACGTCTTTGCGACCCGGGCCAACACGCCGATGAAGAACAATCTTCTCAACCGGTTCTATACCGTTTGCAAAAAAGCGGATATAGCCGACGCGGTCCCTGGCGCGGCAGTGGATATACACGGTATGCGAGTTTCGTTCGCAACGCTGGCCCTTGAGTCAGGGGGAACCCCAAAGGCAGTGCAAGAGATCCTCGGACACTCCACGCTCGATATGACCATGAAGGTCTACAACCGGGCTCGCAGCGAATCGAAGCGTACTGCAGTCGGCGCCCTGCCCTTCGCCACGGTAACCACCCCCGAGAAGCGGGACGTTATCAGCATCGAGGAAGCCCGAAAAGGAACTGCCTAGAAATCTTGCGCACATGGTGTGCACAAACCCAGCCTAAATTAGACCATTCTACGGGTTTTAGTGGGTCATCCAGGCGGTCACGCCAGCGCACAAAAAAAGCCGTAAACCATTACTGGCAAACGACTTTCCTTCAGCGTCCCCGGCTGGGGTCGAACCAGCAACCTCTGGCTTCGGAGGCCAACGCTCTATCCAGTTGAGCTACGGGGACGGGATTGCTTCGTATATTAGGGGTAGCACTGGGCGATTGTCAACGATGGTGGTATCCGAAGTTAACGACTGGCAACGACTACGGTCGATTTTTTGGGTGCGAGATTGTTTTGGGTGGCTTGCTTGTACTTTCGCCGTCGAAGGGAAACAATCGTGCTTAGCAGCCAGTTAAGAGACCACGTTACTGCAGCCGGAGTTCAGGATGATCATTCAGAAACAGTACAAGTTTTACGCGGCCCATCGCAATGAAGAGCTGCAGGACAAGTGCCGGAATCTGCATGGCCATCGGTATGGGATCGTCTGTCACTTCCAGGTACAGCGGACCGGCTCGTATTCGACCTTGTTTTCTGATTTCGACGACAAAATTGGGCCTTTCCTCAAAGAATATTACGACCATGGAATGCTGATCAACGTCAGCGATCCGCTTTATGCCACACTCAAGAACCACATGGAGGTTCACGGCGAAGACCTGAAACTCCGCGAGTTTCAAGGGCCGACTTCGGTCGAGAACCTGGCCCACCAGCTTTTTACCGAGATCACCCAAATGGGGTTCGAGCTTGTGCGACTAGATGTCCAGGAAACTGACACCTCGGTTATTAGTTACGATCGGAATGATTGGGAAAGAGATAACGCAGCGCAGGTTTTCTCGCAAACCGAGCCAGTTAAAGCGACTTCCTGAGCCTTGATCGGTCGATACGAGCCACAAGATACGGCAAGAATTGAGTCGCATTATTTGTCGTAAAGAGCTACACTGAAGCATGATAGCGATGATGCTCGCGCTTGCCTTTCTGGGATGACGACCGGTGGCGTTGACCTACTTTAAACGATTCCGCATGGAGATTCCTCTGAGCACCTTACCCGAGGTGCCCCCCCTGCCTGCTGGGTTTCGCTTTCGTCCTTGGAATGCAGAAATCTTGAAGCGGCATGCGGAAGTGAAATACCAAAGTTTCCGCTTCGAGGTCGACGCGAATGTCTTTCCCTGCCTGGGAGATGCCGAAGGTTGTTTTCGGCTGATGCGAGAAATTTCGATGCGAGACGGATTTATTCCCGCCGCAACCTGGTTGATTGAACACGAAGAGCAAGTCACCGGCACTTGGCAGGCGGTGGCTACCATTCAAGGAGTTCGGGACCGAGACGGGAACGGCTCGATTCAGAACTTGGGCGTCGTCCCAGGCTTCCGAGGCGTTGGCATTGGCTCGCTGCTGCTATTGAAAGCATTGCACGGATTCCAAGAGAATGGGCTCCCACGGGCCTCGTTAGAGGTGACCTCGCAAAATATCGGAGCGATTCGCTTGTACGAGCGGCTCGGCTTCCGGATCGCCTCAACCGTCTACAAGGCGGTCGAGATGGGAGCCGTGCAGACAACGACTCAAGCCTAAGCTGGCCAGGACTGGGGCTTGTAGGGAAATCTTTCTCCCGTTTTAATCTGGGCTAGAGTTCACCTCCGCGTGAATTAACAAAGCGGAACAAGCTTGCGTTAACTTCGGGTTGAACCAACGCTACGGTACAACCATTTATCCTTTGTTTGCGACGGGAAGCGACGGCAAGAACGTGCGTTCGACAATCCACTCCGAGAGCTTTGACAACGGATTGACCCTCCTTGCGGAGTCGATGCCTTGGCTGCAATCGGCGGCCTTTGCGGTCGTCATTCCGGCTGGCGTTCAGCGCGAAGAAGAGTCGAATCGTGGCGTCGCCAACCTCCTCTGCGACTGGGTCCAGCGAGGCTGCGGCCCGTATGATAGTCGCCAATTCGTCGAGGCCCTTGATAATTTAGGGGTGGCTCGCGGCGGGGGCGTTTCTTCCAGTCACATTACGTTTAGTGGTGCCCTGCTGGCCGAACACCTGGGCCCTACGCTGGGAATCTAT is a genomic window containing:
- a CDS encoding tyrosine-type recombinase/integrase, with the translated sequence MCDEVMAIICQKHQEASFRHPVDGYWPEQTRRQHENFSKDHVFATRANTPMKNNLLNRFYTVCKKADIADAVPGAAVDIHGMRVSFATLALESGGTPKAVQEILGHSTLDMTMKVYNRARSESKRTAVGALPFATVTTPEKRDVISIEEARKGTA
- a CDS encoding 6-pyruvoyl trahydropterin synthase family protein, with the protein product MIIQKQYKFYAAHRNEELQDKCRNLHGHRYGIVCHFQVQRTGSYSTLFSDFDDKIGPFLKEYYDHGMLINVSDPLYATLKNHMEVHGEDLKLREFQGPTSVENLAHQLFTEITQMGFELVRLDVQETDTSVISYDRNDWERDNAAQVFSQTEPVKATS
- a CDS encoding GNAT family N-acetyltransferase codes for the protein MEIPLSTLPEVPPLPAGFRFRPWNAEILKRHAEVKYQSFRFEVDANVFPCLGDAEGCFRLMREISMRDGFIPAATWLIEHEEQVTGTWQAVATIQGVRDRDGNGSIQNLGVVPGFRGVGIGSLLLLKALHGFQENGLPRASLEVTSQNIGAIRLYERLGFRIASTVYKAVEMGAVQTTTQA